The stretch of DNA TACTTTTTGCTTTCTTTTGTCAGTCCTCCAGGAAGTGGACCTCCATAGTAAGACCAATAATGAGGAGCACCACACCAGTGAACTCTCTGAAGATCAGCTGATCGTGCGGAGAGGACAGTCCTTTAAGATGACCGTCAAAGTTACAAAGCCTTTTAAGCCCGACCTTCATTCCCTCTTACTCACTGCCACAACTGGTGGGGCACAGGGTAGGTAATCATTAGCTCTCCAACATGTGTTCCGTTTAACAGCAGTTTTTCTTAATTGCTTTGAAATCTGTGGTTATTATCATCATCTTGGCCTTGCTTCTGTTGTGACATTGCACAAAATAACCCAAAGAGAGGGGGAATCTgtattttttgtgcaaaatatttACTTGAACTCCCAACTGTACGACTTCAGGGGTGTTGACATTGATAGAATTCATTGTGAAATCAAACGAATGTTACCTCACCAGGAGAGTACTCCTCTGAGGACCAGGGCACCTTGTCACGCTTCGGTATCCCAGACTACCCCAATCGTTCACCTACAGCAAAGGCCATTTGGACAGTCCAACTTCATGACAGCTCCTCGCTGATGTCCCTGATCCTGCTCATCACCCCCCCGCCGGACACCCCCATCGGAAAATACACCTTGACAGGAAGTCTCTGGGATGAGGAAATACAGCTGGCCACGCTTGTGATGCTCTTTAACCCCTGGTTCTCAGGTAGGCTTGTCTACTCTCTGTCCAGCTGCAGACATACAAGTACGGTATAATTAAGTCCCTTATTGACTCATTCAATCATTTTATATTTGTTGTagcaacattttttgctaaaacgtatGCCAATCTGCGTGTGTAATCAATTTCACATGTCCGCGTAccaatgtgtgtctgtatatcaatctgtgtgtgtgtaatcagatccatgTTTGTGTGTTCTATATTGTCTGTCCGTATTTCGATCTgtgtttgtgtaaaaaaataaatgtgtgtccGTATTTCAAATTATGTGAAGCAAAATCCTTCGATAGTCTATTTACACCTGACTTTTGCTACACTTCTGCCATGGAAGATTTGTGTGGGATCATTCAGATATGTGTGCGTGTAATAAAATCTGTGTGTGTCCGTATTtagatttgtgtgaagcaggaaccctcGACTGGCTGTCTTTTAACATGTGACTTTAGCTACACTTCTGCCGTGGAAGATATGTCTGCAGCGATCCGAACGTTTACAAAGTCTGGAGCTTCACTTTTCCTTTCCTTATACTCGCCACTAGTCGGCGCCTTGCAGCCGCGCGCACTTGTGTTGGGTTAAAGCCAGGAACAATAGACTTTCAATCATTTGCTATAACATTACTGATAACTTATTTGAAGACAAAAATACTTCTACCAACTAAGTTACTGCTAAAACATGAACTTTATGTACAGCAAGTGATTGAAAGTAAAATTTTCTTGGCTTCAACACCAACACAAGTGTGAGTGGCTGCAAGGCCCCGACAAGTGGCGAGTATAGGTAAAGAAAAGGTGAAGCTGCCGACAAAGCTTTTGTACATTAGGGCTATGAATCTTTAGGCATCATGCtatttgatttgattcttgggggtaacgattcgattcagaatcgatttttgatccaaaacgattctcgattcaaaatcaatactttttttaataagatTGGGTGCAAgttctatgattaaatccatTGGTCCATAAAAAAAGATACACAGCTAGATTAAtttatatattacttaaaagaaaactccatccatccatccatcttcttctgcttatccgaggtcgggtcgcgggggcagcagcctaagcagagaagcccagacttccctctccccagccacttcgtccagctcctcccatgggatcccgaggcgtttccaggccagccgggagacatattcttcccaacatgtcctgggtcttccccgtggcttcctacaggtcggacgtgcccgaaacgcctccctagggaggcgttcgggtggcatgaccagatgcccgaaccacctcatctggctcctctcgatgtggaggagcagcggctttactttgagctcctcccaaatgacagagcttctcaccctatctctaagggagagccccgccacccggcggaggaaactcatttccggcaatgcggaccaagctctgacactgatcgtacctgggagtggaccgccacaatcaaacagtccgataccccatactctctgagcactccccacaggacttcacggtcgaatgccttctccaggtccacaaaacacatgtagactggtgtaGAGGATGTAGactgcaccctcaaggaccctgccgagagtatagagtatagagtccacagttccacaaccaggacggaAGCCACActattcctcctgaatccgaggttcgactatatgGCATAGCCGtatagaaaactggttttgtttaataaaattctgctCAAATGTTTAATGAAATCAAATACAGATAAGGCAACAAAAAAAGTATCCcacgtttctcatttctaaagtaaatatatacatcatatttTTACACCTACACTGTcagatctacatcaacaatatgatttgcctgagtcgctggacaggacagatataaaaaaaatagatttttgattttttggAATTGATTAAGCATTTTTACAAATAGGAATCACGATTACTTTGAAAATCCAATTCTTTTTTTTGGACACCTTTACTGTACAGTTCAGATCGCTGCACGCGCACACAGATCTTCCACAGTAGAAGTGTAGCAAAAGTCATGTGTAAAAAGACAGTCAATCGAGGGTTCCTGCTTTACACAGATATGAATACAGACACACACGTTgtaatacacgcacacacacatctgAATATGTAGACACATGGTATTACACGTGCACAAATTtgaatacatacacacaaacattccACGGCAGAAGCGTAGCAAAAGTCACAACCAAATAGGCAGCCTATCGTGGGTTCTTGCTTTACACAATTCTGAATATGGACACACATTATTTTTACACCCACACAGATCTAAATACGGTCAGgcagatttttattttgtttacccACACACAAATCATAATATGGATACACAAACTATAACTTGCACAcgcggatctgattacacactcacagattgagatacagacacacactttAGTACACAAACATGTGAATAGGATTACACACGCGCAGATTCAGATACaggcacacacattagtacacggaCATGTGAATTGGATGACACCTACAGATTGAAATAGGTGTTAGCGAATATTTTTTgcaacaataatacttccatataaTTTATTCTGTAGGAGACTCTGTTTTCATGTCTGATAAAATGGAGAGACAAGAATATGTGATGAATGAACAAGGAGTGATTTACAGAGGAAGTACAAATTACATCTCTGGAATGAACTGGGACTTTGGCCACGTATGTAAACAAACCTGACTTAATTGAGTTTAATGCTAACATTATTTTATGGTATTCTATTACAATAAACTCCCAAACACTTGTCTTGTATTCCCGCCCAGTTTGAAGACGATATGGTGGACATTTGCCTCATGATTTTGGACAAGAACCTCAACTACACAAACAACCCAAGCAAAGACCTCGCCTCTCGTGGCAGCCCCATCTACATCAGCCGCGTGGTCAGCGCCATGGTACGGCTTGTTTCCATGGTGACTGGATGCAGTGGCTGTTGCTTGATGACTTGTTGACGTTTGTGATGATGTCGTATGCGTAGATCAACAATTTCGATGACCCTGGCGTCCTGCAGGGCAACTGGTCAGACTCGTTTGAGGGCGGAGTCTCCCCTTCCCACTGGAgcggcagccatgacattctttCTAAATGGATAAAAAATGACTGCCAACCTGTTAAGTTTGGTCAGTGCTGGGTGTTTGCTGGCGTGATGTGTTCAGGTAACTTTTGTACTTACCTCTTGCTCTTATTGCATTTGACTACTCCTATATGAAATGTCCTCTTTGTCAAATTATTAAAGCTCAACTGCTTCCACATTCCTCAACTAATATAAACTATACCAACATCCACATTTTCCACTCATGCAGGACACAATGGCTTTAGATAAGGGGTGTCAAAAGTATGTCCCGTGGGCCGTATGAGGCCAGCAAttaggtttaatccggcccgcaagatcagtttgctaaatataaaaaagaGCTGaacttttttaatgaaagaaactgctgttctaaatttgtCCACTGGATGCCGCAATagtaattcaagtgtaacccacgtcacacatgacagtgttAAAAGATGatttgtcagctgactttaagcaccctctggattggctgccgctactccaatcagcgcaggtgcaagcaatcagccgctcctgttgtggctggcagcagatggcggcagtaTTGACTCACAATACATTCTTTCATTGTAAATGATCCACTCAACAGACAAAGTAATAAAACATTAAgctgcaaagacttaagtcaacatgaccatcattttTGTAGTAAGAGTCCATGCAGtgcttgcaattggttgaatgcacgatgcaCACCCTGAacaccattgtaaaaatgtgtgtttctacgtTTGTTGTtttctctattttattttatgcttaagtCTATGTTCAcattgtttaagttatgttagTAGTTATgtttctcagtggcctagtggttagagtgtccgccctgagatcggtaggttggagttcaaatcccagccgagtcataccaaagactataaaaatgggacccataacctccctgcttggcactcagcaacacgggttggagttgggggttaagtcaccaaaatgattcccgggcgcggcgccgctgctgcccactgctccccaaggggatgggtcaaatgcagaggacaaatttcaccacatctagtgtgtgtgtgacaatcattggtatctttcaTCTTTAATGTTAACTTGATTTCGCCTACAGTGTCATtttaataattgttgtgtttatattataattgcaatatttgaatgatgatgaaTGAATTTGTTTCGGCAGTTGTGGATTTCACCATTACGGCGATTTAAGGAAACATTTGATTACCTTTCCAAATattttaatggtgaactgccaacacGAGAATTCTACACAGAAAGTGCTCAGTTCAATTTTAGTACTAGGTGGAACAATCCCATGATACAAAATAACCTGAGTAGAGTGGTAACAGTAGGCTACCTCTTTCGGAGCTGCTTCAAAGCGGTTACTGTGTTGGACCTGGATGGGTGGGATTGCAAAAAGGGGGACAGAGAGGAGGAGGGGGGATGGTTGACAGCTTCATTGGGGTCatcaggtgggcaccctccttcacCGGTGTTTcaatgataggcccacgacacctccagagggctCATCAGCAACACCTGGCATCCCAGGTGAGCCCCTCTGCTTTTAACCATTATGTGATGTAGGTCTTACTAGAGCTCCAGATGGTGTCTCTCCTCTTCACCTACAGCCACCGACTGGCTGTCTCTGCTGCTCCTGAGAGGGCTTTGATGGTGTTTCGCAGGGTTTGGCCTTAAACTCCAATGCCCATAAGCAGCATGATGGTTGTCCGGCCCACAAAACCTCTAGAGCCAACTTCCACTGTCCAGACCTTGGCTTTCCATTCATTCTGCTCAGCATTAGCTGCCAGTTCGGTGTACTTAAGGCTTTTGCGTTCAAATGCCTCCTCCACAGTAGCCTCCCAGGGAACCGTGAGTTCTATTATGTACACGATATGCAGTGAGGAGGTCCAGAGCACAAGGTCTGGTCTGAGGTTTGATCTGGCTATCTCTGAAGTAAAGCAGAGCTTTTGATCGAGATCCACCGCTATTTTCCAGTCACGAGCCTTTCCGAGCTGGCGTATGTCTTGTGCATGGCCTTTGGTTGACTCTGCACCTTCTCGGATGAACTCTCTTGTGGATGTATGATGTAATTTTGGCGGGGGCAGGGCATATGATCTTCACTCTTCTGGCCTCTAACGTGGCTGTTCGACACTTCAGAacctggttgtgccgccaggtgtaGCGCCCTAGTGACAGACTTGTCTTGCAGCCAACGAGAATGTGTTTGAGGTTAGCTGAAGATGGACAGAGGGGGCACGTGGGGTCCTCTCCGTACCACTGTTTGAGGTTGGAGGGGGAGGGAAGGACATCATAAGTGGAGTGTAAGATGAAGCTGATGTGAACTGCCTCCATGCCCAATAGCTCCCTCCATGAGATCTTTCTCCTCTCAACTCCTTCCCAGCTCATCCACTGTCCTTGCTTGACTTGTGAGACAGCCTTTACACATCTTGTTGCCTGCTTGTGCTGACGTACCTCCTCTACAACCAGCCGACGTCGCTGAGCTGGAGCAGCCGTATGCCATAACGGTCTGCTCTCCCCAAGGCCAAGGCCTCCTCTCCCCTGCTGCACAAGGCCAATGATGTCTCTGTGCCTAAGATCCTCCTTTGCTTGCAGAGTAGCTGCCGCTGCAGTCCTTTTCCTTCCGGTCACCAAGGTAGGAGCTGTTTGGGCAACGCATGGGCCATGAGACTCTGTTAGCGTCATTTCCAGCCTTACCTTTCTACACTTAAACTCCTCTACTAGGCTGGAAACAGGAAGCTCCAGAACACCTCTTCCATACAGTCCGATGTTACTGAAGCATTTGGGAAGACCCAGTCACTTCCTAGCAAATGAGCTAACCACCCTCTCCAACTTTTCTACCTTTGTGGTTGGTACGTCATAGATGGTAAGAGGCCACATTAGCCTGGGTAGCAACCCAAATTGGAGGCACCACAGCTTCAACCGGCTAGGGAGCATGGTGTTATCGATGTTTTCAAGGCCAGTTATAGTATCCTGCTTGAGCTGGTCCACCTGCCCTGTGTCTTTGAGGGTGGCATGCTACCAACGTCCAAGACTCTTGACAGGCTTATCAGACACTGACGAGACCAGTTATGGGATCCGGGACACTGAAATAGTGGAATGCCACCCAGAGGAGATCATGAGGCACTGACCCAAAGGCATTTGCTGGGTCCAGGAACAAAACATGGAGATCTCTTCCACCCTTTTTGGCAGCTTGAATTTGACTCCATATCATGTTCGTGTGCTCTAGGCACCCCGAGAAGCCTGGAATCCCTGCTTTTTGCACCAAAGTATCAATGTATTGGTTCCTGTGAGCCACTACACTGAAGAAGATTTTGCCTTCAACATTGAGAAGGCAGATTTGGCGAAACTGGCTGATGTCCACAGAGTCCTTTTCTTTGGGGATCAGGATGCCTCCTGCCCTCCGCCATGCAGTTGTAATTGCTTGTTTCTGCCACACCACCTTCATCAGCCTCCATAGAAAGTGTAAAACCTCCTGAGTTTATAATtccaatatttgaatgatgatgaaTGAATTTGTTTTGGCAGTTGTGGATTTCACCATTGCGGCGATTTAAGGAAACATTTGACTACCTTTCCAAATattttaatggtgaactgccaacatgagaattctACACAgaaagtgcttaaagtttaatagctttgtaaaaacactgagacaaagtctaagttcattgtgttcttcatggtgtttttcaaactgcaccattttttcctcagaattttcagctAACTTaatgtgttttgccaagaggattatttgtaatatgtacattttcagaatgtgcttgttcaatTTTTGGCcagagtaaaacaaagaaaactatctgaagttttctttattttaaagttttaatgccatgattttaccagtccggcttgCGTGAGAATGGATTTTTAGGCATTCCAACAAATGCTCACATTTTATCCACAACGTTGCGATAGCTTGAATTCACGCATATTCAACCAATCCCCACAAGTCATGTGCAGCCGCGCAACTTTATTTGAGTCCCGCTATTTCCCCACACATTTTGGTCAATCATGAACATTTTCCCCAATCAAATGTTTCCCAATGAACCTTAGATGCTTATTTTTAGAATGAGCGAGGAAGCCCACACACACACGGGGAcaacatgcacactccacacacACACGTGGAGTTAATAATGTCAAAATGTGTTAAAACGAGGATATTGGTAGTTTACACAGGCTTGACCAAGAAATGTGTTAATTAACTTGAAATACCATTCCCTTCAACTTTCTCTCCTTCCCTTTGCCGAGTGCGACCTCCCTTCAGCTGCACGGCCAGCTGAAGGGCTGCTGACAAGTGATTCGGATACACATTTTTATGATATTTGAGATGTTTTTCAAACTAATTATGGCCAACAGTATGTAAATAATGgactacactaccattcaaaagtttggggtcacccaaacaattttgtggaatagccttcatttctaagaacaagaatagactgacgagtttcagatgaaagttctcagcccatcaaaatttccaggCCAACAATTTCCTGTAATTTCACACTTTTCATGCACAATTTTAGATAAGCTTTAGCTCCTCAggattcacacgcaatttctacACAAATTCCCTTCTGTagttattgttgttattagtaatattgttagaACCTGAGCTTTTGTATACTGCACTTTTCGTATGATTCTGTTTTCAGTGCTCATTTGGCTAAATCCTATGTTCTCTCTTTACCATATTCCATTGATCTTTGTTTGTCTCTTGGTACCATTGAGGTCTGACCTTTGAACTTTGACGACAAACCAATGCATTTTTCCTCCAGTCATGCGGCTGCTGGGCATCCCCACCCGTGTGATCACCAACTTCCAGTCAGCCCACGACACTGATGCCAACCTGACCATCGACGTGTACCACCCGTTAGAAGGCGCCGAGCACATCGAGTCAGACGACAGCATCTGGTGAGCGTCAGGCCCGTCATGTCATTGTGTCCATGACTGTATTCATTAACATTCATATATTTCTCTGTAGATTCGATCCAACATGAAATTAAGATAAACAACCTTGTATTTTGCCCTCTGCTGTAGGAACTTCCATGTGTGGGTGGAGTCATGGATGTCGCGTCCCGACCTGAATACAGACGGCAAATACGACGGCTGGCAAGTGTTGGATCCGACACCACAGGAAGTCAGCGATGGTACGTATTCAGTGGTATTGATTGACCCATGTGATCACATACACTTTGTGCTCCATATACAGTAAGTCAAGCGACTGTTTGGAGCACAGGGTCCGTCAAGAGTCACATACAGAAAAATTAAATGATGCTATTTtcatatgttttctttttttctttaacacAACTCCACTGTAGGTTAAGATATGCTAAGCTGCTCAATATATttcaaaaattattattgttagtgtGGTGTTCTCTTCAAACTTTTAATATCTAGTGGACTTTTCTCAACTCACATTAAACCTGAAAAATGATGCACAACAGCCTTAGTCAAGTTAATAGAATACATTTTTGATGGGTTTTTAAAAAGCTCAATATGACTAATTAATGTCAAAGATGTGtgaattgtaatgttttatatatgtTACATTTGGTGTTCATGGTAATCGTATTCCTGAATTTGACACTTATGTGTGCCAAGTACCACAAATGTATACTTTGAATTGAACTCAAGAACATCTTTGTGAaattccccaaacttgtcccaaacgtttaTGGGACAAGTTTTACCAATACcctcattttaacacattttgacATTATTAATAGTTTTGTGCTGCAAAATTTTCGGTTTGTGCCATTACAGTTTTTAGGTTATTTTAATGTCATACAGCCCCTCCAACTTGTCCAAATCACCCCAAACTtgttccatttgtttgtgctacatgtGTTGTTGATTTGTGctgctaaaaatgttggtctaactattatagttttcaaGTTAACATTTTGTGATTCACCTGTGTCCAAATCTCCACAAAcgtgtcccaatcgtttgtgctatgtttgtgctgcaaacattttcatttgtgctgttacggtttttaagttaaCGTTTTATGTTATTTTGTTATTAGactgtaattaacgtgttattaatgaCTATACCCTAACTATGCCAAAATCTCTGCAAACTTGTCCCATGCTATGTTTttgctggtttgtgctgcaaaaatatttggTCTAAATATTactgtttttaagttattaacgttttgtgATTCACCAGTGatcataaaatgttaataacttaaaCTCTGGAAAAAACTGGTTAATCTGGTCGGCTCAACGCACACGGATGGGACGCCCCTTTCCCCTTCGTAAGAGCcctaaagaaagaaaaagaagaagattcaaCTGTGAagttgtatataaatatgtatgtatatatacactaccgttcaaaagtttggggtcacattgaaatgtccttctttttgaaggaaaagcactgtacttttcaatgaagataactttaaactagtcttaactttaaagaaatacactctatacattgctaatgtggtaaatgactattctagctgcaaatgtctggtttttggtgcaatatctacataggtgtatagaggcccatttccagcaactatcactccagtgttctaatggtacaatgtgtttgctcattggctcagaaggctaattgatgattagaaaacccttgtgcaatcatgttcacacatctgaaaacagtttagctcattacagaagctacaaaactgacctatattcttgttcttagaaatgaaggctattccacaaaattgtttgggtgaccccaaacttttgaacggtagtatatatatatatatatatatatatatatatatatatatatatatatatatatatatatatatatatatatatatatatatatatatatatatacacacagtttgTGTATatttacagtcacgatcaaaagtttacatacacttgtaaagaacataatgtcatggctgtcttgagtttccaatactttctacaactcttatttttttgtgatagagtgattggagcacatacttgtggtcacaaaaaacattcattcttttatgaatttattatgggtctactgaaaatgtgaccaaatctgctgggtcaaaagtatacatacagcaatgttaatatttggttacatgtcccttggcaagtctcactgcaataaggtgcttttgatagccatccactagcttctggcaagcttctggttgaattgttgaccactcctcttgacaaaattggtgcagttcagctaaatttgttggttttctgacatggactgttttcttcagcattgtccacacgtttaggtcaggactttgggaaggccattctaaaaccttaattctagcctgatttagccatttcttgaccacttttgacgtgtgtttggggtcattgtcctgttggaacaccaactgcgcccaagacccaacctccgggctgatgattttaggttgtcctgaagattttggaggtaatcctcctttttcatagtcccatttaaagcaccagttccattggcagcaaaacaggcccagagcataatactaccaccaccatgcttgacggtaggtttggtgtacctgggattaaaggcctcaccttttctcctcaaacatattgctgggtattgtggccaaacagctcaaagtttgtttcatctgatatatatatatatatatatatatatatatatatatatatatatatatatatatatatatatatatatatatatatatatatatatatatatatatatatatatatatatatatatatatatatatatatatatatatgtgtatatatatatatatgtatatatatgtgtatatatatatatatatatatatatatatatatgtgtatatatatatatatatatatgtatatatatgtatatatatatatatgtatatatatgtatatatatatgtatatttatatatatatatatatatatatatatatatatatatatatatatatatatatatatatacaaatgctaGTTTAATGCTAGCAAAATGTtagtttgtccaattacttttggtcccttaaaaagtggaaggcacatataaaatgtgttgtaattcctacaccgttcacctgatttggaagtaaataccctcaaattaaagctcaaagtctgcacttaaagcacagcttgattgtttcatttcaaatccattgtggtgttgtacagagctagaatactgaaa from Entelurus aequoreus isolate RoL-2023_Sb linkage group LG01, RoL_Eaeq_v1.1, whole genome shotgun sequence encodes:
- the tgm8 gene encoding protein-glutamine gamma-glutamyltransferase E — protein: MTSVGNNSVLQEVDLHSKTNNEEHHTSELSEDQLIVRRGQSFKMTVKVTKPFKPDLHSLLLTATTGGAQGEYSSEDQGTLSRFGIPDYPNRSPTAKAIWTVQLHDSSSLMSLILLITPPPDTPIGKYTLTGSLWDEEIQLATLVMLFNPWFSGDSVFMSDKMERQEYVMNEQGVIYRGSTNYISGMNWDFGHFEDDMVDICLMILDKNLNYTNNPSKDLASRGSPIYISRVVSAMINNFDDPGVLQGNWSDSFEGGVSPSHWSGSHDILSKWIKNDCQPVKFGQCWVFAGVMCSVMRLLGIPTRVITNFQSAHDTDANLTIDVYHPLEGAEHIESDDSIWNFHVWVESWMSRPDLNTDGKYDGWQVLDPTPQEVSDGIYQCGPASVIAIHDGEINLPYDIPFVFAEVNADCVDWIVISDGTKISMFSDTKRVGKKISTKVVGSKERENITRSYKPEEGSEEERAVFKNAISKDEESDDEVDAPMESMTDYKASPEPPPVSTPLLVMHFEELSTPQYGEDVRLNLVLSSESKVDRQMSLRISVKGMKYNGTLVLVILNETKEETLKPGKELSIPILIPFQTYYKHMHVCDSLKVTAMVTDMRHPDKIYLAEDNVLLQDLPVLVSISDYVRQNQEASGTVSFMNTTTVAMTGMTLALSGSGLMKEEMEFWLPDLPPNNRIRVGFVFVPYRAGEKTLAADIHSSIFKDFKGNCTFKVNRL